The Etheostoma spectabile isolate EspeVRDwgs_2016 chromosome 24, UIUC_Espe_1.0, whole genome shotgun sequence genome contains a region encoding:
- the LOC116673794 gene encoding insulin receptor substrate 2-A isoform X2 gives MNENAEGHSRCADQERSLPASTSPLSSSSCSSTQTWLPSDWPLEPSWTNDRQQEQDQGSRHHYAETESSPASRFYEELFCSSQSSNTLAGTLMTSSPPQSDVVKRSSLGKLDRNHTKYFVLRAGSHTGPSRLEWYKSQKKFTAMEKSAGKAALYGSSKVIYLRCCLGVSRSSSSRKGHTVVLYAKDQTMVLVVEDQWEQAEWYLAIKKLMEEEQKDEEHGEGFDEEDDGYCTLPPVASFKEVWPVTVKPRGLGYSKSLLGESRLCLTATSLVLVRVAACSDLPSVTIPLLGVRRFGHLDGSFFLELGRSAQHGPGEIWMEARDQGNPAIAQHIHEVVRETVRALRALPDFSRSPTSNPNQLQNLQASKRCRIKHRDKRVNVRPLGSRLALPPGNPEIQKSPTKCCLEPRKQHKTEPESDLSPFRLHQSSMSETGSYMEMKTDHHLPINEGRDNDCRRTAVVTGDQCGVAASGMECWEPGEEQGPGYMMMSPQRSRGRSVLPQDDYVTMASPHKHSWLASSSPSSSPQTSFNSSTSESCSPLHPSHHQTNEHSRPRWLVTSVKQSEAEAGQSQMSISFSTQPQDDARQARTSAKQRRLLAPTWATSSPVRSVDGSSVLTPFAASGSGCTRSIQANPNSGTGRSSQLQAASRQIVRYRLSLCLPCCLQAEDRH, from the exons atgaatgaaaatgcgGAAGGGCACAGCAGGTGTGCGGACCAAGAGAGATCTCTCCCTGCTTCCACCTCCCCTCTGTCATcttccagctgcagctccaCCCAAACGTGGCTGCCATCTGACTGGCCTCTGGAGCCTTCCTGGACCAATGATCGTCAACAGGAGCAGGACCAGGGTTCTCGGCACCATTACGCCGAGACAGAGTCCAGTCCTGCGTCTCGTTTCTATGAGGAACTCTTCTGTAGCAGCCAGAGCTCCAACACCCTGGCTGGCACACTCATGACCTCCTCCCCGCCACAGAGCGATGTGGTGAAACGAAGTTCCCTGGGGAAACTGGACCGGAACCACACAAAATATTTTGTCCTGAGAGCAGGAAGTCACACCGGGCCGAGCCGACTCGAGTGGTACAAAAGCCAGAAGAAGTTCACTGCAATGGAGAAGTCTGCTGGTAAAGCTGCGCTGTATGGCTCAAGCAA GGTGATTTATCTGAGGTGCTGTCTTGGTGTGAGCCGGAGTAGCAGTTCCAGGAAGGGCCACACGGTGGTGCTGTATGCCAAGGATCAAACCATGGTGCTGGTGGTGGAGGACCAGTGGGAACAAGCAGAGTGGTATCTGGCCATCAAGAAACTGATGGAGGAAGAGCAGAAGGATGAAGAGCATGGAGAAGGGTTTGATGAAGAGGATGATGGGTATTGTACTCTGCCCCCTGTTGCATCCTTTAAAGAG GTGTGGCCCGTCACGGTGAAACCCAGAGGTCTGGGTTATTCAAAGTCCCTGTTGGGGGAGAGCCGGCTGTGCCTCACAGCTACGTCCCTCGTCTTGGTCAGAGTGGCGGCATGCAGTGACTTGCCGTCGGTAACGATACCTTTGCTGGGTGTTCGGCGCTTTGGCCACTTGGATGGTTCATTCTTCTTGGAGCTTGGCAGGTCGGCACAACATGGTCCTGGAGAGATCTGGATGGAAGCTAGGGACCAAG GAAACCCAGCAATAGCCCAGCACATTCATGAGGTGGTTCGCGAGACGGTAAGGGCACTACGAGCTCTTCCCGACTTCAGCCGGTCACCAACCTCCAATCCCAATCAGCTTCAAAACCTTCAGGCCTCAAAACGCTGCCGAatcaaacacagagacaaacggGTGAATGTTAGACCACTTGGTTCACGCCTGGCTTTGCCTCCCGGGAACCCTGAAATCCAGAAAAGTCCAACTAAATGTTGCCTCGAGCCCcgcaaacaacacaaaaccgAGCCTGAATCCGACCTGAGCCCCTTCAGACTTCATCAGAGCTCCATGTCTGAGACTGGCAGCTACATGGAAATGAAAACGGACCATCATCTCCCCATAAACGAAGGGAGAGATAACGACTGCAGAAGAACTGCCGTGGTGACAGGGGACCAGTGCGGCGTTGCAGCCAGCGGGATGGAGTGCTGGGAGCCAGGTGAGGAGCAGGGGCCGGGCTACATGATGATGTCTCCACAGAGAAGCCGCGGACGGTCTGTGCTGCCTCAGGATGACTATGTGACCATGGCAAGCCCACATAAACACAGCTGGCTagcttcctcctccccctcctcttcccctcAGACGTCATTCAACAG CTCCACCTCTGAAAGCTGCTCTCCTCTGCACCCATCACATCATCAGACCAATGAGCACAGCAGGCCGCGCTGGCTGGTGACCTCAGTCAAACAGTCAGAAGCAGAAGCTGGCCAATCACAGATGAGCATCAGCTTCTCCACCCAACCACAGGATGATGCAAGGCAGGCGCGGACGTCAGCCAAGCAGAGACGGCTCCTGGCACCAACCTGGGCCACCTCGTCTCCTGTGAGGAGTGTTGATGGGTCCAGCGTGTTGACTCCGTTTGCTGCAAGTGGATCAGGCTGTACCAGGTCAATCCAGGCTAATCCAAACTCTGGTACTGGCCGGTCCAGCCAACTCCAAGCGGCATCACGCCAAATTGTTAGATACCGGCTTTCTTTGTGCCTGCCTTGTTGCCTGCAAGCTGAGGACAGACATTGA
- the LOC116673794 gene encoding insulin receptor substrate 2-A isoform X1 — protein MNENAEGHSRCADQERSLPASTSPLSSSSCSSTQTWLPSDWPLEPSWTNDRQQEQDQGSRHHYAETESSPASRFYEELFCSSQSSNTLAGTLMTSSPPQSDVVKRSSLGKLDRNHTKYFVLRAGSHTGPSRLEWYKSQKKFTAMEKSAGKAALYGSSKQGVIYLRCCLGVSRSSSSRKGHTVVLYAKDQTMVLVVEDQWEQAEWYLAIKKLMEEEQKDEEHGEGFDEEDDGYCTLPPVASFKEVWPVTVKPRGLGYSKSLLGESRLCLTATSLVLVRVAACSDLPSVTIPLLGVRRFGHLDGSFFLELGRSAQHGPGEIWMEARDQGNPAIAQHIHEVVRETVRALRALPDFSRSPTSNPNQLQNLQASKRCRIKHRDKRVNVRPLGSRLALPPGNPEIQKSPTKCCLEPRKQHKTEPESDLSPFRLHQSSMSETGSYMEMKTDHHLPINEGRDNDCRRTAVVTGDQCGVAASGMECWEPGEEQGPGYMMMSPQRSRGRSVLPQDDYVTMASPHKHSWLASSSPSSSPQTSFNSSTSESCSPLHPSHHQTNEHSRPRWLVTSVKQSEAEAGQSQMSISFSTQPQDDARQARTSAKQRRLLAPTWATSSPVRSVDGSSVLTPFAASGSGCTRSIQANPNSGTGRSSQLQAASRQIVRYRLSLCLPCCLQAEDRH, from the exons atgaatgaaaatgcgGAAGGGCACAGCAGGTGTGCGGACCAAGAGAGATCTCTCCCTGCTTCCACCTCCCCTCTGTCATcttccagctgcagctccaCCCAAACGTGGCTGCCATCTGACTGGCCTCTGGAGCCTTCCTGGACCAATGATCGTCAACAGGAGCAGGACCAGGGTTCTCGGCACCATTACGCCGAGACAGAGTCCAGTCCTGCGTCTCGTTTCTATGAGGAACTCTTCTGTAGCAGCCAGAGCTCCAACACCCTGGCTGGCACACTCATGACCTCCTCCCCGCCACAGAGCGATGTGGTGAAACGAAGTTCCCTGGGGAAACTGGACCGGAACCACACAAAATATTTTGTCCTGAGAGCAGGAAGTCACACCGGGCCGAGCCGACTCGAGTGGTACAAAAGCCAGAAGAAGTTCACTGCAATGGAGAAGTCTGCTGGTAAAGCTGCGCTGTATGGCTCAAGCAAGCAAGG GGTGATTTATCTGAGGTGCTGTCTTGGTGTGAGCCGGAGTAGCAGTTCCAGGAAGGGCCACACGGTGGTGCTGTATGCCAAGGATCAAACCATGGTGCTGGTGGTGGAGGACCAGTGGGAACAAGCAGAGTGGTATCTGGCCATCAAGAAACTGATGGAGGAAGAGCAGAAGGATGAAGAGCATGGAGAAGGGTTTGATGAAGAGGATGATGGGTATTGTACTCTGCCCCCTGTTGCATCCTTTAAAGAG GTGTGGCCCGTCACGGTGAAACCCAGAGGTCTGGGTTATTCAAAGTCCCTGTTGGGGGAGAGCCGGCTGTGCCTCACAGCTACGTCCCTCGTCTTGGTCAGAGTGGCGGCATGCAGTGACTTGCCGTCGGTAACGATACCTTTGCTGGGTGTTCGGCGCTTTGGCCACTTGGATGGTTCATTCTTCTTGGAGCTTGGCAGGTCGGCACAACATGGTCCTGGAGAGATCTGGATGGAAGCTAGGGACCAAG GAAACCCAGCAATAGCCCAGCACATTCATGAGGTGGTTCGCGAGACGGTAAGGGCACTACGAGCTCTTCCCGACTTCAGCCGGTCACCAACCTCCAATCCCAATCAGCTTCAAAACCTTCAGGCCTCAAAACGCTGCCGAatcaaacacagagacaaacggGTGAATGTTAGACCACTTGGTTCACGCCTGGCTTTGCCTCCCGGGAACCCTGAAATCCAGAAAAGTCCAACTAAATGTTGCCTCGAGCCCcgcaaacaacacaaaaccgAGCCTGAATCCGACCTGAGCCCCTTCAGACTTCATCAGAGCTCCATGTCTGAGACTGGCAGCTACATGGAAATGAAAACGGACCATCATCTCCCCATAAACGAAGGGAGAGATAACGACTGCAGAAGAACTGCCGTGGTGACAGGGGACCAGTGCGGCGTTGCAGCCAGCGGGATGGAGTGCTGGGAGCCAGGTGAGGAGCAGGGGCCGGGCTACATGATGATGTCTCCACAGAGAAGCCGCGGACGGTCTGTGCTGCCTCAGGATGACTATGTGACCATGGCAAGCCCACATAAACACAGCTGGCTagcttcctcctccccctcctcttcccctcAGACGTCATTCAACAG CTCCACCTCTGAAAGCTGCTCTCCTCTGCACCCATCACATCATCAGACCAATGAGCACAGCAGGCCGCGCTGGCTGGTGACCTCAGTCAAACAGTCAGAAGCAGAAGCTGGCCAATCACAGATGAGCATCAGCTTCTCCACCCAACCACAGGATGATGCAAGGCAGGCGCGGACGTCAGCCAAGCAGAGACGGCTCCTGGCACCAACCTGGGCCACCTCGTCTCCTGTGAGGAGTGTTGATGGGTCCAGCGTGTTGACTCCGTTTGCTGCAAGTGGATCAGGCTGTACCAGGTCAATCCAGGCTAATCCAAACTCTGGTACTGGCCGGTCCAGCCAACTCCAAGCGGCATCACGCCAAATTGTTAGATACCGGCTTTCTTTGTGCCTGCCTTGTTGCCTGCAAGCTGAGGACAGACATTGA